A segment of the Streptomyces sp. ITFR-21 genome:
GGTCGCCCGGCCCTGTTCGAGCCGGGTGATGTAGTCGACCGAGATCCCGGCCAGCAGGGCCAGCTCCTCACGGCGCAGCCCGGCCGCGCGCCGATGGCCGCCGGTGGGCAGGCCGGCCGCCTCCGGAGGGACCCGGTCGCGCCAGCGCCGTACCGTCTGTCCGAACTCCGCGGTCGCCATACCCCCACTGTGCACCGTCGCAGGCCGGCCGTGCCTGGTACCGGCAGTGCCAGGACGCCCGGCCCCCGGCCCGCGCCGCCGCCGGTGCGGCACCCGGGCCCCGGTCGCCGGTGCCTTCGCCCGGGACGGGTACGGCTCGGTGGGGGTGGCCCGGTGGGGGTGGCCCGGTGGCAGTGGGCGGCGGGAGTGGTCAGTGGTCGTGGTCAGTGGGAGTGGGCGCCCAGGTAGAACAGCAGCCACAGGAAACCGGCGAACAGGTGGCCGGCGACGACGTAGATCAGCACCCGCAGGACCACCCCCCGCTCCTTGTACCTCTCGCTGCCCGCGCCGCGGTTGGCGGAGGCGGGCGCGGGCGCGGTGGTGGCGGCCGGCGCCGGTGGCGAGGGGGCGGTGGTGGCGGCCGGCGAGGGTGACCCGGCCGGCGGCGGAGTGGGGGCGGGCTGGGCGGCGGTGCCGTCGGTCATCGGGCGGGGTCCCATCGTCGGAGGGTCGCGGAGGGTCGCGGAGGGTCGCGGAGGGTCGCGGAGGGTCGCGGAGGGTCGCGGAGGTCGCGGGGAGTGCGGCGGTCACGGGGCTCACGGGGGTCGGCGGGCGCGGCGGTCCCGCCGGGCCGAGACCCGCCACATGGTGCCGGGCCGGCATTGACCCGGGCGCCGGGGGCTCGGCGGCAGGACGAGGTCCCGGCAGCCGCCGGTCCCGTGTCCCGCCGCCGGCCGCAGCGGCGCGCCGCCTCACGACCGGGCCGCCGCGGGCCGCGCGGCGCGCAGCTCCGCCGGTGGTTCGCGCCGGCCGGCCGGCAGTTCGGTGAGGATGCGGCGGGCGGCCCGCATCAGGTCGGCCACGTCGCAGCCGGCCAGCGCGTAGACCACGGTGGACGCCTCGCGGGTGGCGGTGACGATGCCGGACCG
Coding sequences within it:
- a CDS encoding DUF6126 family protein — protein: MTDGTAAQPAPTPPPAGSPSPAATTAPSPPAPAATTAPAPASANRGAGSERYKERGVVLRVLIYVVAGHLFAGFLWLLFYLGAHSH